ACAATTAATCGACATCATACAATGCATATCTAAGGTTGTTGTAGGGTTGTGACACTCAAATTAGGTAGATTAATTAGGTGACATCCTAGAAGGTTTCTTTTTGACATATTTTCTAGCCCAAACATGCTTTCCGTTAATGTTGTATTTGGATTTTCCATGAGGACCATCTCTCTCCACTATCACTTTAACCATACAAGCCGAGAAAGCTACAATTCGAGCATATAGTGATTGTTCGTCTGGTCCTACATCATGCATATAGATCTCCTCGATGAAATCCCCAAAGTAACTAatcatcaaataaataaaaaataataagtcagtaatttgaaagaaatattCGGAGTTGTTAAgagtattaaaaataatatgacagacattaaataaaaaaaagttagaaaatatgtacacataattaaaaataaagtcaCATAAttcaaatgatatatataatatacataccTAGTGAAATAGTCTCTAACTTCGCTTTCAGATATGGGATACCCTTTTGAGAATGTGAGGAATATGGTTCGATCATCTGGTGATACTACTTCATGTTCTTGATCGTCTTTTATGAGTGAtggaaaaaatatatttttagaagATTTGCCTAAGTCAAGCATTCGATTTAGCGAAGAACCATTTGCAAAAATGGGCCTATTTTGTAGTGCAACAATAGTGGAATCAGTGTACAATGCAAGAGAGTTGCTACTAGAAGGAAAGGGGACACTTGGACCTATAGAAAGGTAGCGAGAAATAGACCCTCGAGTAGTACAAGTTGTAGTGATAATATCGGCCATAGAGGATGCAATTGTTGGTAGAGGTGTGTCACGTTTTATAAACTGATGCATGATGTCATCAAGTGCCTTATGACAAACATCTTTTGCTATACAAGACACCTCATCCAAAATTCGGATACAATTTTTATGTAATTCCTTTAAACATATCTTCTTTCGATCCAAAAAATTTTGTAGCAACTCTATATTATGTGTGATGTTGCTTTGATCGAGTTCagccttattttcttttttttctatgCATTTCAAGCAAATCACAACCTCATCGATGACCAAATTTACAACGTCTAATGACAAAGAACGGAGAATGGTTTGAACAAGATTTTTTGAGGTATACCCTTCTCTCTCGACCCATAAAAGAAAACCCAATATGAGTATCGATTGAGCTACCTCTCGATGTAGAGATACGAGTAAGAGAGTCAATAATCGTCGTTCGTGACGATAAAAGACCCGATAATCTTCACTCGAGATATTTGGACAAGGAATCGTCATAGGAAAAAGCGAATGTTGTTCTGGTGAGGCAAATATACCAACATTCGTATTATACATGTTTCTAGGCAATTTTTGTATGTGTGTGCTACTATATATTTTACTTAGTGAGATTTGTTAGGATACACAGCtagttaacatatatatgaagaCTAAAAATGTAACGTTGTGGCAAGTAATGACGAAAAATACCTTTTCGAAAAAGTGCGGTagataaaattttgaaaattatatgaCTAATAAAAACTTCCAATAAATCTTTTTCCATAACTAGTATATTAAATTTGTTACCTCTTACTAATCCAGTTAATTATTTCCTATTAATagcattttaaatttaaatttgttaCCTTTTTACAATGTAAAACGGAACAAACAAATTTGTAGTCACATAAAGCCTACTACTTTTGAGATcttgaaaatttaatatttattttaataattagatTTAGCtgcatttatttttttttatatccaatttatatgaaatttttttttttcacgttCGTGTCACGGGACGGTTAGCCGTTACATCTATACGAGCAGGCAGTCACTAGGGACCGATCCGTGAAGTCATGGATCACATGAGAAGGAAAACTCACCAATTTAACCGTTACAAAAGACACGACGTTAAATTGGAGGTAAAACATCGTCTGCTCAAACTCGAACCCTAGTCTCCCAGGATCTAAACATCATTGCAGAACTTCGGAATGTCGCTGGGGTTTTTAACCCATTTGGTATGAAAACTGTTAGTTCCAAAAAAGGATTTaggatttaattagttaaacattttattaagtGTCTCACCGTGAATCAGTATCATCAAATATCAACATCATAAATATCAACATCATAAAATAGTCTGTTGTAGTAAAAACATCATAAAATAGTCTGTtggagtaaaaaaaaaaaaagtttgatgaAAGAAACTTCAAAGACTAGTGGAATTACTCTAGAAGTCTAAATGATAACTTGAAAATATCATCGACAAGTTTTATAAATAGTTGTTGATGAACAAGTGACATAATCTAGAAACCCTACTGATTCATCAAAAAATGATTATGGATAGACACgaagtatttttgtgtttaggATAAGACAACAAAGACACAAAGGTATGAGACATAGTTGTCAGAACATGTACTTGTCTAATCAGACTTTGACATGTGACCTTCACTCGTCTGAAGTGAATCTTTGTCTATAAAGGAAAGTCAACAACTAAAAGAAAGTGTTCGTCCAATTGTTTAGaataatatttttgtaactCTGTGTTTTCAAATattgttctcaagaactctaTCTGCTAGCGGTTCTCCGTGTTTGATAAATTTAGTATTTATCAAACATAATCAATATTTAGTGAAGAATAATTTAAGATTAGAGTTAGTCTTTTAATTCTTTTGGTTATTCATTAAGAAGAATTCTTTAAAAAACTAATCTCATGTCTTTAATTTTCAATATGTTGTTGATTGAATGTTCTGATTGTTCACTAAATGATTAGTGCCAACAAAAAAACTCAGTTGAAAGAATATTTTACTTACACcaaaattaaaatctaaaactttaaGTTTTCAAGTTCCTTCAATAAGAACTTATCTATACCTATGTATAATTTACGGAAAGTGATATTTCtactacaaatatataaatttttatgcaCAGAATACAACTGCATAATGCATGTATTATTGTAAATGGCTAAAATGTGTTGTAGGAATATCATTTCTCATAATTTACTTGTACAAtatgataaattaatcaaattattgattaatttatcaATTCTCATTAATGATTGGTCACATATAATATAACCTTTAATAAGTCAATTACTAATGTTTATCCAAAATGTTTATTTAAACCATTGGagtaaatgtaatgttttatatatatatatatatatatatttattaaaaactcaatatttaataaatttatgtttataataaattttatacatTACTTTATATTGAACACCAAGATTTATAAACAGTGCTACTACTGCCCTTGTTTTATTTGTCCAAATTATATTTAGTATCATTACTTGGATTTAATCACattgaaataaattttattcaactttttttgttttccccatttttaatttttggttttcttaCATCAATATATACATTTCGATATTGCAAACAAAAAGTTtacaacacacatatataatgtCACAACATCAATAACgaaacataattaaaataattgaaaCCACACAATGCTCAAGCGAAAACCAATGAATACCTATTGTAAACTTTTGGATGTGTTTTTGCCCTTAAAcatcaataacaaaaca
The Erigeron canadensis isolate Cc75 chromosome 2, C_canadensis_v1, whole genome shotgun sequence DNA segment above includes these coding regions:
- the LOC122587952 gene encoding uncharacterized protein LOC122587952, encoding MYNTNVGIFASPEQHSLFPMTIPCPNISSEDYRVFYRHERRLLTLLLVSLHREVAQSILILGFLLWVEREGYTSKNLVQTILRSLSLDVVNLVIDEVVICLKCIEKKENKAELDQSNITHNIELLQNFLDRKKICLKELHKNCIRILDEVSCIAKDVCHKALDDIMHQFIKRDTPLPTIASSMADIITTTCTTRGSISRYLSIGPSVPFPSSSNSLALYTDSTIVALQNRPIFANGSSLNRMLDLGKSSKNIFFPSLIKDDQEHEVVSPDDRTIFLTFSKGYPISESEVRDYFTSYFGDFIEEIYMHDVGPDEQSLYARIVAFSACMVKVIVERDGPHGKSKYNINGKHVWARKYVKKKPSRMSPN